A genomic segment from Streptomyces sp. NBC_00078 encodes:
- a CDS encoding Crp/Fnr family transcriptional regulator yields MSLAREVSFDVDERIFDEGGKADRFWIIRTGTVALDIRVPGRPAAVIERLGVGELLGWSWLVPPHHWYLGAQATSPVRAYEFDATVVRELYGKNLELRHELWTYVAEVIGSRLRSARMRLLDLYAPYGAGEVP; encoded by the coding sequence ATGTCGCTCGCTCGTGAGGTGTCGTTCGACGTCGACGAGCGCATCTTCGACGAGGGCGGCAAGGCCGACCGCTTCTGGATCATCCGCACGGGCACCGTCGCCCTCGACATTCGCGTGCCCGGCCGCCCCGCGGCGGTCATCGAGAGACTCGGCGTCGGGGAACTGCTGGGCTGGTCCTGGCTGGTCCCTCCTCATCACTGGTACCTGGGAGCCCAGGCCACCAGCCCGGTGCGTGCCTACGAGTTCGACGCGACTGTGGTCCGTGAGCTGTACGGGAAGAATCTGGAGCTGCGGCATGAGCTGTGGACCTATGTCGCCGAGGTGATCGGAAGCCGGCTCAGGTCTGCCCGGATGCGGCTGCTCGACCTGTACGCGCCCTACGGCGCCGGCGAGGTGCCCTGA